From Anaerolineae bacterium:
ATATCGGCGGGGCGCTGGCCGGCGTCCCCGAAGAAACCGCCGGCCTCCTGTATGCTTTCGGCGATGCCCTCGGCATGATGTTCCAGATCCAGGACGATATCCTGGGCATTTGGGGGGAGGAGGCGGTCACCGGCAAGCCCTGCGGGAGCGATATCCTCCAGCGCAAGAAGTCCCTGCCGCTGGTATATGCCGTGCGCCGGCTCCAGGAGATCGGCGATGCGGCTGCCCAGGAGCGGCTGAAAGAGGTGTACCATTCCCCGGAGGTGCCGGCGGAAGCGGTGCAGGAGGTCGTGACCTTGCTCGATGCGGTGGGGGCCAGGGCCTACTGCGAGGAGCTGGCCGGCCGCTATCAGCAGGAGGCGCTGATCCATCTGGAACGGCTGGCGCGCGAGCCGTTCGTCGATCAGGAAGGGATTACCGCCCTGCGGGAGCTCACGCACTATCTGATGGGGCGGCAGAGCTAGTCGGGCAGGAAGCCGGCAAACACTTGATTGCCCAGGAGCCGGCCGCGCTGCGTCAGGCGGACGCGCTCCGGCAGGATCTCGATCAATCCCTGGGCGGACAGACGCGCAAGCACCTCGGGATAGGCCTCTGCCGGCGTTCGGCCATACCGCCGGCGGAAGCGCTCCACCTCCACCCCTTCCTCCACTAGGCGCAGGCCGAGGATCATGGTCTCGGCCATGTCCAGTTCTTCGGTGAGTGTTTCCTCGCCTTCCATGAGGGATAGGCCGGCCTGCAGGCGCTGGATATAGGCATGGGGGTCGCGCACGTTCCACCAGCGGCGCCGGCCCAGGTGGGAGTGCGCCGCTGAGCCGAAGCCCAGGTACGGTTCGTTGCGCCAGGTGCCCAGGTTGTGCCGGCACATATAGCCCGGCAGTGCCCAATTGGAAATCTCATAATGCAGATAGCCAGCGGCTTCCAGCCGCTCTTCCGCCCAGAGGTACATGTCGGCCGTGCGGTCATCGTCCGGGGCCGGCAGTTTCCCCGCGTGGATCATCTCCGCCAGCGGTGTCCCTTCCTCCACGCTCAGGGCGTACAAAGAAATGTGCTGGGGCGCAAGGGCGAGCGCCTCCTCCAGCGACTGCTTCCACTCCTCCAGGGACTGTCCCGGCAGGCCGAAGATAAGGTCGAGGTTGAGGTTGTCGAAGCCGGCCTGGCGCGCCCAGCGGATGGCCTGCCGCGCCTGCACGGCGTCATGCACGCGCCCCAGCAGGCGCAGTTCTGCATCGCGAAAGGACTGCACCCCCAGGCTCAAGCGGTTGATGCCCAGTGTCCGCATACGGCGCAGGCTGTCCGGCTCCACAGTGCCGGGGTTGGCCTCCATGGAGATCTCGGCGTCCGCCGGCAGGGGGAATGCCTCCCGCAGTGCCCACAGTATCCGTTCCAGCAGTGGGATGGGGAGGATGCTGGGCGTTCCACCGCCGATGTACGCGGTTCGCGGGGGGAGCTGGTCAGGGGGAATGTCAGGGAAGCGCGCCGGCGCGCCGGCGATCTCGGCGCAGATGGCGTCCGTGTAGGGCGCGAACCATTCCGGCCGGCCCGGCACCGAGGCGAAATCGCAGTACGCGCACTTGGCCTTACAGAAGGGGATATGCAGATACAGGCCCAGCGCCATGGGCGCCTCAGGCGCGCGCCAGCGCCTGCTGTACCGCCCGTTCCAGGGCGCGGCGGGTCAGCACCTCCACCATATCCTTGCGGTACTCCCGCGAGGCGCGCAGGATGTTACTGCGGGGGTCCGATTCCTCCATGGCCCGGTGTGCGGCGGCGCGGATGGTCTCCTCGTTCACGGGAGCGCCGGCCAGGATGGCCTCTGCGCCGCGCGCCCGGAAGGGGGTGGGGGCGACCGGCCCCAGGGCGATGGCGGCGTGCTCGAAGCGGTCGCCGGCTTCGTTCAACTGCACCACGACGCCGCAGTTGAGGATGGGTAAGGAGAGGGCGCGGCGCCGGGCCAGCCGCTCGAAAGCAGAGCCGGCGCGCCGGCCCAGGGCTTTGAAGCGGAAGGCCACCAGCAGTTCCGCGGAAGGGTCAATCTTACAGACGCCCGGCCGGCTGAACACCTCCAGCAGGTCGGTCCAATAGCGTTCGTGGGGTGCGGCGATCTGGGCTTCGGCGGAGAGCGCCGTCAGCGCGATGCTCCCGTCGGCGGCCGGCATGGCGTTGACCACATTTCCGCCCAGCGTGCCCACGTTCTGGATCTGCAGGGCGCCCACGGCCCGGCAGGCCTCCGCCAGCACGGACGCGTGTTCCTGGATGATGGGGGATTCCCAGACCTGGCGGTGGGTGGTGGCGGCGCCCACCCAGATATACCCGTCGTTGGTCAGCCGGATGCCGTTCAGCTCCGGCACACGGGTGATGTCGACGAAGGTCTCCACCTGGTATTTGCCCTGCTTGATCTGGAGCATGAGGTCGGTGCCGCCGGCGATGATGCGGGCACGGCCGGCATGTTGGCGAAGCATGTCCAGGGTCTCTTCTATCGTTTGGGGAAAGAGATATGCGCTGGTCATCGGCGAAATCCCTCGACAGACCGGATTGGATGTGCACCGAAAAGAGGATAGCACAAGGGCAGGGGAGTGTCAAATGCCGTAGCCACTTACGAGCGGCGCTTGCGCCGGCTGCGCGAGGCCGGCGCAGACAGGCTTTCCATCCATTGACATAATCTCCAGCTCTCCCCCAATTTGTCAGCAAATTGTAAGGTGAGTTCGCCTTGGCGGCGGGTATATTTAGGTAGGCCGGCAGTGCCGACGTACAGGCTTAAACTTAAAATATTTGACATAATATTGGCGAGCCATCTTCGCTGCCGTATAATGTGGGGAAGATGGGCGTCCATCTGACGAGGTAGGGAGCATGGTCATTCCACTGCGTCGGGCGTACGAGTCAAGGGAATACATCTACGAGATCGCGGTCGTGGATTTCTTCAACGCGCGGCATGCTATCGGTGATGAACAGCCCCATTCCCATTCGTGGAAGGTGGAGGTGAAGATCCGCCGGCCGCGCTATTTGGGCGAGCAGGTGCTCATCAGCATCGAGGAGACGCGCCGGATACTGCGCCGGCTGTTCCAGCGCTATGAGGACCGCTTCCTCAACGACATCCCGCCCTTCACGTTCCAGGCGCCCTCGCCGGAGAACCTGGTCGCCTATCTCTTCGAGCAGTTGGACAAGGAATTTCGCGGTACCGATGCCAGCCTGTACTCGGTGACCATCTGGGAATCGCCCATGAACTACGTCACCTTTGCCGTCAAGGAATAGCGCCGGGGATGCAGGAGCCGGGATGATGGAGCGCGGCGAGAAATGCTGGGGGAATCACATCATATGGCTGGGCGCCGGCATTGTGCTGATCACAGCGGCGGCGGCCGGCATGTATGCCCCGCTTCTCCTTCCCGCCGGCCAGGCGCTCTATCCCTGGGCCTCCGATACCCTGGGGCATGTCCTGAAAGTGGAGTACCTGCAGGAACAGATCGCCGGCGGGACCCTCTACCCGAACCTGATGCCGCAGTGGTACATGGGACTGCAGGTCTTCCGCTATCATGCGCCACTGCCCTATTACATCCTGTGGGGGCTGACCCGCTCCGTCGGAGATGCGGTATATGCCGCCAACCTCTTCATCGCCTTGTGTGCGCTTCTGGGCGGCCTGAGCTGGCTGTTGTACCGCAGGTGGATAGGTTGGGCGCCGGCCGTCGCCGGCGGCATACTTTACGTCTTTCTCCCCGATAACGTGCGGGTGGCGCTGGCGGAGGGCAACCTGCCGCGCGTGTTGGCCGCCGGCCTCCTGCCGCTGTGGGCCTACCTCCTCCTGCGCTCGGCCGAGGCGCCGCGCCGGCCGTGGCATCGGCTGGCCCTGGCCCTGTGCACCGCGCTGATCGTCCTGAGCCATGCCATGATGGCCGCCATTTATGCCCTCGGCGGTGCCCTGCTGGTCGTATGGCTGTGGCTGTTCGGCAAGACGCGCCTGCGGGCGGTAGTGCTGACCATGCTGAGCATCGTCCTGGGCATCCTGGCCGCCGGCTGGTGGTTTCTCCCCAGCCTCACCGGCGGCATCACCGACATCAACGCTTCCGCCATGACCGAGGCGCTGGCGGTATTCCCCATCACCATATACCTCAACCCGCTCCTGCGCCTGCGCGACCCGGAGATCGTATATCCCGGGACAGCACTGCTCCTGCTGGCGGTGATCCTCTCCCTGCCGCGCGCCGGCCGGTCCAACCGCTGGAGCCTGGCCTGTGTCTTGACCGGCCTGCTGGCCATCCTCATCAGCACCCCGGGCTTCAACGCGTTGTACAACGCCCTGCCCATCCATCACCTGGCCTGGCCCCTGCGCTTCGTGGGGTTCGGGAGCTTCGCGCTCCTGTTGGGGCTGGCCTGGCGCATGGCCGGCTGGCAGAGAAGGCACTGGATCGTGCCGGCGCTGGTCTTCCTGCTCCTCTGTGCTGATGGCGCGCTGTCGGCGCGCCTGATCCATCTGCGGCCGGCGCGCCCCGACCTGCTGGCCGCCGCCGAGGCGATGCGCGAAACCCCCGGCTGGCGGGAAGCGACGCTGGACTCCAGCCGGCTTGGCTCCCAGGCTTCGTATTTTTTCACAGCGGCCGCCGGCCGCGAGCAGGTCTACGGCTGGGCCTATCAGGGGGCGCGCACGGCGCGCAATGTCGCCGCTCTGAATGAGGCGCTGGAACAGGGCTTCACCGCCTACGTGTTGGATCGGCTGGA
This genomic window contains:
- the hemW gene encoding radical SAM family heme chaperone HemW; the encoded protein is MALGLYLHIPFCKAKCAYCDFASVPGRPEWFAPYTDAICAEIAGAPARFPDIPPDQLPPRTAYIGGGTPSILPIPLLERILWALREAFPLPADAEISMEANPGTVEPDSLRRMRTLGINRLSLGVQSFRDAELRLLGRVHDAVQARQAIRWARQAGFDNLNLDLIFGLPGQSLEEWKQSLEEALALAPQHISLYALSVEEGTPLAEMIHAGKLPAPDDDRTADMYLWAEERLEAAGYLHYEISNWALPGYMCRHNLGTWRNEPYLGFGSAAHSHLGRRRWWNVRDPHAYIQRLQAGLSLMEGEETLTEELDMAETMILGLRLVEEGVEVERFRRRYGRTPAEAYPEVLARLSAQGLIEILPERVRLTQRGRLLGNQVFAGFLPD
- a CDS encoding FAD binding domain-containing protein, with translation MTSAYLFPQTIEETLDMLRQHAGRARIIAGGTDLMLQIKQGKYQVETFVDITRVPELNGIRLTNDGYIWVGAATTHRQVWESPIIQEHASVLAEACRAVGALQIQNVGTLGGNVVNAMPAADGSIALTALSAEAQIAAPHERYWTDLLEVFSRPGVCKIDPSAELLVAFRFKALGRRAGSAFERLARRRALSLPILNCGVVVQLNEAGDRFEHAAIALGPVAPTPFRARGAEAILAGAPVNEETIRAAAHRAMEESDPRSNILRASREYRKDMVEVLTRRALERAVQQALARA
- a CDS encoding 6-carboxytetrahydropterin synthase; the encoded protein is MVIPLRRAYESREYIYEIAVVDFFNARHAIGDEQPHSHSWKVEVKIRRPRYLGEQVLISIEETRRILRRLFQRYEDRFLNDIPPFTFQAPSPENLVAYLFEQLDKEFRGTDASLYSVTIWESPMNYVTFAVKE